A single region of the Drosophila miranda strain MSH22 chromosome 2, D.miranda_PacBio2.1, whole genome shotgun sequence genome encodes:
- the LOC108157839 gene encoding dynein regulatory complex subunit 5, giving the protein MDFTYCEFPCTVSIDTFKAYFNLKDVKLPKVSGKSWDTSQQTQNEAHECQTNQAKSLRHLVLDAIVQNWSELPLYQQLGRREDRNYILSHLDTQLPLQLLSSHIRDDFFWVRGYEQRWRTAPLQARGRERPWINIYMERHVQEFIQNMQTGDYEQEGNVQATLDICAAYINQLEINFLQPSPASTEGNDHIPLDYLLSNLPDLRQLRLSYSTKTAGCNYQTGCNQMTPRDILLLAKGLSQCHELRQFCLHNTKLLPYQMRYLAHSLDKGCHHLSELSFIHCAVGDAGIRGFLETCGRESFGTLTVLDLTNNKITEEGAYILSRTLRHVPLQRLVLRLNPIQSDGAAAIFHTLQAMPIKELDLGSCSITETITKLFMMLICQHTALLDIDMTNNALGEGFGKHLLKIINCNKVLEKLDLRNTGLSLAMRQKFQEFLIKNIERKKYEALKKKQRDKFKSMMKI; this is encoded by the exons ATGGATTTCACGTATTGTGAGTTCCCCTGCACCGTCTCCATCGACACCTTCAAGGCCTATTTCAATCTCAAGGATGTCAAGCTGCCCAAAGTTAGCGGTAAATCATGGGACACAAGCCAGCAGACCCAGAACGAAGCCCACGAATGCCAGACAAATCAAGCGAAAAGTCTGCGACATCTTGTGCTCGATGCCATCGTACAGAACTGGAGTG AGCTGCCGCTGTACCAGCAACTGGGACGGCGCGAGGACCGTAACTATATACTCAGCCATCTGGACACCCAGCTACCGCTGCAGTTGCTCAGCTCGCACATCCGTGACGACTTCTTTTGGGTGCGGGGCTACGAACAGCGCTGGAGGACGGCCCCGTTGCAGGCGCGCGGGAGGGAGCGGCCTTGGATTAACATCTACATGGAGCGACATGTGCAGGAGTTTATTCAGAATATGCAAACCGGCGACTACGAGCAGGAGGGCAACGTGCAGGCCACCTTGGACATCTGTGCGGCGTACATAAATCAATTGGAGATAAATTTCCTCCAGCCCTCACCAGCCTCCACCGAGGGAAACG ATCACATTCCGCTCGATTACCTGCTGAGCAATCTGCCGGACTTACGCCAACTGCGACTGAGCTACAGCACCAAGACGGCAGGCTGTAATTACCAAACGGGCTGCAACCAAATGACGCCCAGGGATATTCTGCTCCTGGCCAAGGGGCTCAGTCAGTGCCATGAGCTGCGGCAGTTCTG TCTGCACAACACCAAACTGTTGCCGTATCAGATGCGATACTTGGCCCACAGTTTGGACAAGGGCTGTCATCATCTGAGCGAACTGTCCTTCATCCACTGTGCGGTGGGGGATGCCGGCATTCGCGGCTTTCTGGAAACCTGTGGCCGGGAGTCTTTCGGCACTCTAACTGTCTTAGACCTGACCAACAATAAGATCA CTGAAGAAGGAGCTTACATCCTCAGTCGCACTTTGAGGCATGTGCCCTTGCAGCGACTGGTGCTGCGTCTGAATCCCATACAGAGTGACGGAGCAGCTGCTATCTTCCATACCCTCCAGGCCATGCCCATCAAGGAGCTGGATCTGGGCTCGTGTTCCATTACGGAGACCATTACCAAGCTTTTTATGATGCTGATTTGTCAGCACACGGCGCTGCTGGACATCGATATGACCAACAATGCCTTGGGGGAG GGCTTTGGCAAACATTTGCTAAAGATCATCAACTGCAATAAAGTTCTGGAAAAATTGGATTTGCGAAACACGGGTCTTTCTTTGGCTATGCGTCAGAAATTCCAAGAATTTCTCATCAAAAATATTGAACGGAAAAAGTACGAGGCATTGAAGAAGAAACAACGCGATAAGTTTAAGTCTATGATGAAGATTTAA
- the LOC108154460 gene encoding attacin-A, translating into MDCQATGNPKTGEASARCGVMVGHDQANARAGVFAMTPGTGGPVTKGVYGAVNANGHGLSVQHGHIEGIGSTTTATAQANLLHTQNTTLNATGYHSHSRTHDQFGAGLNMQTSAGHSAALGVNRVPQFDVTTMQATGRANLYTSPSGNLNLNATGNAVRHMSGPLRGKSDIGGGLNLRYDF; encoded by the exons ATGGATTGTCAGGCAACCGGAAACCCCAAGACAGGAGAGGCCTCCGCCAGATGTGGAGTGATGGTTGGCCATGATCAGGCCAATGCCAGAGCAGGAGTCTTCGCCATGACCCCGGGCACTGGAGGCCCCGTCACCAAGGGCGTTTACGGAGCAGTAAATGC CAATGGTCATGGGTTGTCCGTGCAGCATGGTCACATTGAGGGCATTGGTAGCACTACCACTGCCACGGCCCAGGCGAATCTCCTCCACACCCAAAACACGACGCTCAATGCCACAGGGTATCACAGTCACAGTCGCACCCACGATCAGTTTGGAGCCGGACTGAATATGCAGACATCCGCCGGTCACTCCGCGGCGTTGGGGGTGAATCGTGTGCCCCAATTTGATGTGACTACCATGCAGGCAACTGGCAGGGCCAACCTGTACACTTCACCCAGTGGCAACCTCAATCTGAATGCTACCGGCAATGCCGTGCGCCACATGAGTGGGCCACTACGCGGCAAGTCCGACATTGGAGGCGGACTCAACCTCCGATATGATTTTTAA